A genomic window from Silene latifolia isolate original U9 population chromosome Y, ASM4854445v1, whole genome shotgun sequence includes:
- the LOC141629264 gene encoding uncharacterized protein LOC141629264 has translation MVEVPFGRAILDKVRFLDEDGVVVSLKVEFEWKPLLCKNCNGIGHDTTKCRKPSPPKNPKEGKVKVGKHQWRPKTQQASAKKMSAASAVVTVAPDEGLVTPVERPNQFQVTWRRDGKYHMVEMPARNIIKLSRHEILDKGLSSIKFGNSSFLESLNSATPKVGLFGLLETKFKPLSLNYVRNNICASWCLSTNTQYHKGGRVWILWNPTMFQIQFLEYQAQFIHMRVTNLGSRYCFYLTMVYAFNGVAQRRSLWERLCAFSHCLRGAWIVCGDFNTVLAPSSILGGSSTNEEMDDFRACVDACGLTDSHALGSLYTCSNKQEPMSRVFGRLDRVLVN, from the exons ATGGTGGAAGTGCCATTTGGAAGAGCTATTTTGGACAAGGTGAGATTTCTGGATGAGGATGGGGTAGTTGTCTCACTCAAAGTGGAATTTGAATGGAAGCCTCTACTATGTAAAAATTGCAACGGTATTGGTCATGACACTACAAAGTGCAGAAAACCCTCTCCTCCGAAGAATCCAAAAGAAGGGAAAGTGAAGGTAGGGAAACACCAATGGAGACCAAAGACACAACAGGCATCGGCTAAGAAAATGAGTGCTGCTTCAGCTGTTGTAACTGTAGCTCCTGATGAAGGCCTTGTCACACCAGTTGAGAGACCAAACCAATTCCAGGTCACATGGAGAAGGGATGGAAAATATCATATGGTGGAGATGCCTGCAAGGAATATCATTAAACTGAGTAGGCATGAGATATTGGATAAAGGCTTAAGCTCTATTAAGTTTGGTAATTCTTCCTTTCTAGAGTCTCTAAATTCAGCTACTCCTAAA GTAGGGTtatttggtctccttgagacaaagTTTAAACCTTTGTCTCTAAACTATGTTAGGAATAATATTTGTGCATCATGGTGTCTTTCTACTAATACTCAGTACCATAAGGGAGGAAGAGTATGGATATTATGGAATCCAACAATGTTTCAAATTCAGTTCCTTGAGTATCAAGCTCAGTTTATTCACATGAGAGTAACTAACTTGGGTTCAAGGTACTGTTTTTACTTGACTATGGTGTACGCTTTCAATGGTGTTGCTCAGAGAAGAAGTCTATGGGAGAGATTATGTGCTTTTAGTCATTGTTTAAGAGGGGCCTGGATTGTGTGTGGTGATTTTAATACAGTCCTTGCCCCTTCTTCAATATTAGGGGGTAGTAGCACTAATGAGGAAATGGATGATTTTCGAGCCTGTGTGGATGCTTGTGGACTAACTGATAGTCATGCATTGGGGTCTTTATACACATGTAGTAATAAGCAGGAACCTATGTCAAGAGTTTTTGGCAGGCTTGATCGAGTGTTGGTGAATTAG